CCGTACCTCCGGTTTACTCGGATCCAATTCAATGTTTAAAGCGAAATAGTAGTAATCCGACTTTTCATCTTTCGATTTCAATTTTGGACGTTCAACATAGCCCACATACCATCCGATATTTTTTCCATCTTGTTCGGCCCAACCTGTTTTTGATCTTAAAATGTAGGTATCAGATTTCTCCTCGATCATGATTTTGCGCACGATGGCTTGATTCTCTTTTTTAAAAGGTAATAGATCTGCTTGCAACTTTTTCAATAAATCAACCTGTTCTTTTGCGTTAATACGAAGCTTTCCTTTTAACCAGAAATCATCCAGACCTCCATCAATGTTTTTATTCCCATATCCGGCTTGCTTCACGTATTCATCCATTTTTTTAAAACCGATTTTACGAGCTAATTGCTGATAATACCAAACAGTGGAATTTTTAAAGGCCTCTTCCATATTCTGATCCTGATTCCAGGAAGCAACTCCACGATCGAAACCATCCCATTTAAACGTCACCTTCTCATTTTTTACCACTCCTGTTTCAAGGGCGATGAGTGAGTTCATAATTTTAAATGTTGAGGCTGGTAAAAAACGTTCAATCATACGCTGACGATTAAACACCTGGTATTTCCCTTTTTGCTGATCGTAAATCACCAGGGTACCCACGTTCACATTCTGCGATTTGAAATGTTCCGACCAATCCGGACGTTCCTTCATTCGAAGAGTGTCCCACACCAGAGAATAATTACCCGAACGTAAGGTATCTTGTGCATGCAGAATTCCGGATGCCACTACAAACAATAACACGATAATCTTTTTTATCATAATCCGAAATTCTGTTTCACTTATCGATTTTAGAATAATCCCATTTGTTCACCATTGGTCCCGCCTTTAGAATCAAATTCCAAAGTATCGGTGCGTTCCTCTAATAAGCGTGCTTCATTTTCACGTTCTTCTTTTGGAATATCGTCTGGTTTAGGTTCAAGAATGGTGACCTGTTTAATTTTATATTCCGTCAATTTGTTACCCACCGCTTTTTCATTACGGATTTCAACAAATTTTGCGAGGTCAATGACTTCCGGTTTCTTACTTGTACTTCTTCCGTCGTATTCCACTTTAATCCGCGGAACCCATTGCGTAGAAACCATTTCAATGCGTGATCCGTCGCTAATGGAAATGACATGGTTTTTACGATCACCATCCTCCAGCATAAAGCGTTTCACGAAATAGGCATCTTTTTCTCCATCATAATAAATAATGGTGACCGGACGCTTCATATTCAGCTTTTCAATCATGATCATGTCATCATCGAAATGCAGATCGAGTGAATGTCCGCTAATGCGATAATAACCGGATTGTGTCACCGAAAAGATTTTATCATCGTTTTTAAATCTACCCAATAACTCTCCTCTGCCTGAAATATTCAAACGCATAGTGATATCGTCGAACCAAATCTGCTGTGCCTGCAAGGTTGATCCTCCGATTTCTTTTTGCACGATTTTATTTACGGTGTATTTCGTAATGAGATTACCCTGACTCTGCATGTTTTTCACTGCAAGCCCAGCCATTTCATAATCGAAATGCAATCGTTTTAAATTCGGACGAGCACGCAAATGCACGGTAATAATTTCTGCTTCACCATTCGGATGTTCGGTGAAATACAAAACTTTCGATTCCGGATTACCACGGGTTAAAATATATTCTTTATCACGGGTGATGGCAGTAACTGCAAATCGTTTGGCAAATACAGCTCCTGCTTTACCATCGCGATAGATCATGTGGTAAATACGGTTCTTGTCGCCCTTTTTCCAAACGGCAATATGAATGATTCCCTTACCTACAAATTTCTTATCCGTGATTTTTGAAATAACCATGCGTCCGTCTTCCCTGAAAACGATAATATCATCGATATCGGAACAATCGCAAATAAATTCATCTTTCTTCAACGAAGTACCAATAAATCCTTCCGTGCGGTTGGCGTATAACTTGGTATTGGTTGCAACGACTTTAACGGCTTCAATGGTATCGAATATTCTTGCTTCGGTTTTACGTTCTTTACCGGCGCCGTATTTTTTCTTCAGGTTTTTGAAATAATCAATGGTATAATTCACCACATGTTTAAAGTTGTGGCGAACAATCTGAATTTCTTCTTCGAGCGATTCGATGTAATGATCCGCTTTATCGCTGTCGAACTTAGAAATCCGTTTGATTTTTATTTCTGTCAGTTTAACCAGATCATCATGTACCACGGGACGTTTTAAATGCGTGGTATGCGGTTTTAATCCTTTATCAATCGCTTTTAAAACGCCTTCCCAGGTTTCTTCGTTTTCAATTTTGCGGTAAATACGGTTTTCAATGAAGATTTTTTCCAGCGAAGCAAAATGCCACATGCTTTCTAATTCATTGAGTCGAATCTGCAATTCAAGCTTATGCAGCTCAACCGTATTCAGCACCGAAATTTTTAAAATTTCAGATACACCTAAAAAGCGTGGTTTGTCATTTTCAATAACCGCAGCATTCGGAGCAAGAGAAACTTCACAATCGGTAAATGCATACAAGGCATCAATCGTTTTGTCGGGCGATGCTTCGGGATGAAGATGGATAACGATCTCTACTTTGTCGGCCGTATTATCTTCAATCTTCTTAATCTTAATTTTTCCCTTTTCATTGGCTTTAATCACCGAATCAATCAGTGATGAAGTAGTTGTTCCAAATGGAAGTTCATCTACGATCAGTTGTTTTCCGGATGCCTGACGGATTTTTGCACGGCAACGTACACGACCTCCTCTTAATCCATCGTTATAATTCGTAAAATCTGCCATTCCTCCCGTTGGGAAATCAGGGAAAATCTCCACTTTTTTTCCTTTCAGAATATCAATGGCTGCATCAATCAGTTCATTGAAATTATGCGGTAAAATTTTGCAGGCCATCCCCACAGCAATACCTTCCGCTCCTTGTGCCAACAGCAATGGGAACTTAACCGGTAAATGAATAGGTTCCTTATTTCTTCCATCATAAGAAGCCTGCCATTGGGTGGTTTTGGGGTTAAAGACAACGTCAAGGGCAAATTTCGATAAACGCGCTTCAATGTAACGTGGTGCCGCTGCGCTGTCGCCGGTTAAAATATTACCCCAGTTTCCTTGTGTATCGATAAGTAAATCACGCTGACCAATCTGAACCAGTGCATCACCAATGGAAGCATCACCATGCGGGTGATATTTCATGGTGTGACCAATCAGATTCGCCACTTTGTTATAGCGACCATCTTCCAGCTCGCGCATGGAATGTAAAATCCGTCGCTGAACCGGTTTTAATCCGTCCAATACAGCCGGAACCGCGCGTTCAAGAATTACATAAGAAGCGTAATCCAAAAACCAATCCTGATACATGCCACCCAGAATGGTGGTTTTGTTCGGATCGGAATGATCGCCTTCGCCATTATTAAATAATCCGCTTTCGTCCATTTCTTCGTTCGTGATCATGCTTCTGTTTCTTCAGTTGGTACTTCTTGTTCTTCCTCCGTTTCAACCACATCTTTTTCCACACGGAGATTTTCAATGATAAATTCCTGACGTTCCATGGTGTTTTTACCCATGTAATAATCCAACAAATGCTGTATGGATTCTTTACCCAC
The genomic region above belongs to Flavobacteriales bacterium and contains:
- the blaOXA gene encoding class D beta-lactamase; this encodes MIKKIIVLLFVVASGILHAQDTLRSGNYSLVWDTLRMKERPDWSEHFKSQNVNVGTLVIYDQQKGKYQVFNRQRMIERFLPASTFKIMNSLIALETGVVKNEKVTFKWDGFDRGVASWNQDQNMEEAFKNSTVWYYQQLARKIGFKKMDEYVKQAGYGNKNIDGGLDDFWLKGKLRINAKEQVDLLKKLQADLLPFKKENQAIVRKIMIEEKSDTYILRSKTGWAEQDGKNIGWYVGYVERPKLKSKDEKSDYYYFALNIELDPSKPEVRKTIVRRVLSELKILN
- a CDS encoding DNA gyrase/topoisomerase IV subunit A; its protein translation is MITNEEMDESGLFNNGEGDHSDPNKTTILGGMYQDWFLDYASYVILERAVPAVLDGLKPVQRRILHSMRELEDGRYNKVANLIGHTMKYHPHGDASIGDALVQIGQRDLLIDTQGNWGNILTGDSAAAPRYIEARLSKFALDVVFNPKTTQWQASYDGRNKEPIHLPVKFPLLLAQGAEGIAVGMACKILPHNFNELIDAAIDILKGKKVEIFPDFPTGGMADFTNYNDGLRGGRVRCRAKIRQASGKQLIVDELPFGTTTSSLIDSVIKANEKGKIKIKKIEDNTADKVEIVIHLHPEASPDKTIDALYAFTDCEVSLAPNAAVIENDKPRFLGVSEILKISVLNTVELHKLELQIRLNELESMWHFASLEKIFIENRIYRKIENEETWEGVLKAIDKGLKPHTTHLKRPVVHDDLVKLTEIKIKRISKFDSDKADHYIESLEEEIQIVRHNFKHVVNYTIDYFKNLKKKYGAGKERKTEARIFDTIEAVKVVATNTKLYANRTEGFIGTSLKKDEFICDCSDIDDIIVFREDGRMVISKITDKKFVGKGIIHIAVWKKGDKNRIYHMIYRDGKAGAVFAKRFAVTAITRDKEYILTRGNPESKVLYFTEHPNGEAEIITVHLRARPNLKRLHFDYEMAGLAVKNMQSQGNLITKYTVNKIVQKEIGGSTLQAQQIWFDDITMRLNISGRGELLGRFKNDDKIFSVTQSGYYRISGHSLDLHFDDDMIMIEKLNMKRPVTIIYYDGEKDAYFVKRFMLEDGDRKNHVISISDGSRIEMVSTQWVPRIKVEYDGRSTSKKPEVIDLAKFVEIRNEKAVGNKLTEYKIKQVTILEPKPDDIPKEERENEARLLEERTDTLEFDSKGGTNGEQMGLF